In the genome of Desulfuromonas sp. DDH964, one region contains:
- a CDS encoding TRAP transporter substrate-binding protein gives MKRLGLVLILLSQILLVTGCQQETPPPPTKPTTGAPVTPVAEKPARDPLADWQPAFDPSQAEFTYILSNIDHPAIAGIAVGYRIRDRVWERSKGRLYVDFRPLAQLGGEKDVIGKLKLGAVQGMLCSSVAAANLADRLGIVSLPFVIDSFDKLEQFRTTPELWAPFRDAALGQGIMVVDFTGYGTYGWATTEPVASMADARKINFRVAQAPVNTDIYKAWGLKFTVMPWPDVPQALQTGVINGLDHTPIVCNITHKFDVAKYFTRLDYAQGLYIHLVNRRWFDSLPADLQQILLETITEESTQARYLTRQQQEQEIAAASANGVTFLAPAPETRDELRKLSLPVYEKWGERIGRDYLQQVRETLDRGSK, from the coding sequence ATGAAGCGACTCGGTCTCGTCCTGATCCTCCTGAGCCAGATCCTCCTCGTGACCGGGTGCCAGCAGGAGACCCCACCGCCCCCGACAAAACCAACCACAGGAGCACCGGTCACGCCGGTCGCCGAAAAACCGGCCAGGGACCCTTTGGCCGACTGGCAACCGGCCTTCGATCCGAGCCAGGCCGAATTCACCTATATCCTTTCCAACATCGACCATCCGGCGATCGCCGGTATCGCCGTCGGTTACCGGATCCGGGATCGGGTCTGGGAACGCTCCAAGGGGCGGCTCTACGTTGATTTCCGGCCGCTGGCCCAGCTCGGTGGCGAAAAAGACGTCATCGGCAAACTGAAACTCGGCGCGGTGCAGGGAATGCTCTGCTCTTCGGTCGCCGCGGCCAACCTCGCCGACCGCCTCGGTATCGTCAGCCTCCCTTTTGTGATCGACAGCTTTGACAAACTGGAACAGTTTCGCACCACGCCCGAGCTGTGGGCGCCATTCCGCGATGCCGCTCTCGGCCAGGGGATCATGGTCGTCGACTTCACCGGCTACGGGACCTATGGCTGGGCCACCACCGAACCGGTCGCCAGCATGGCCGATGCCAGAAAAATCAATTTTCGCGTCGCCCAGGCCCCGGTCAATACCGATATCTACAAGGCCTGGGGTCTGAAATTTACCGTCATGCCCTGGCCCGACGTACCCCAGGCCCTGCAGACGGGAGTGATCAATGGCCTGGACCACACCCCCATTGTCTGCAATATCACCCACAAGTTCGACGTCGCCAAATATTTCACCCGCCTCGATTATGCCCAGGGGTTGTACATCCACCTGGTGAACAGGCGCTGGTTCGACAGCCTGCCGGCCGACCTGCAACAGATCCTGCTGGAGACGATCACGGAAGAGAGCACCCAGGCACGCTACTTGACCCGCCAGCAGCAGGAGCAGGAAATAGCTGCTGCCAGCGCAAATGGCGTCACCTTCCTTGCCCCGGCACCGGAAACGCGGGACGAGTTGCGGAAACTTTCGCTTCCGGTCTACGAGAAATGGGGAGAACGGATCGGTCGTGACTACCTGCAGCAGGTCCGGGAAACCCTTGACCGGGGATCGAAGTGA
- a CDS encoding efflux RND transporter permease subunit: MAKKLSLATRIVDRFLDGNLSVILILLALLAGAAALALTPREEEPQIVVPMADIYVHMPGASAAEVERQVSTRLEKLLWQVDGVEYVYSMSKPDLAVVTARFFVGEDRVESLVKLHNKVQTNIDAIPAGITGWVVKPVEVDDVPIVNLSLYSDQASDFELRRVAEEVVDRLQSVKNTSVTTVIGGRPRQLRVALDPQALAARGLGLLDVRQALDGANLELPAGDFQNGNQSLLVRGGEFLRSARDVGDLVIGVVGQRPVQLREVARIEDGPAEAASYTRLRFGPAGDAEAAAAGREYQAVNIAVAKKKGTNAVVVAAEVIRAVDDLKGTIIPDEMQVRVTRNYGETANHKVNELITHLIIAVVTVLALVFFALGWREALIVAVSIPIIYSLTLLVNYWFGYTINRVTLFALVLALGLLVDDPIVDVENIFRHFQMKKEPPRDAVLSAVDEVRPPVILATLAVILSFLPMLYITGMMGPYMRPMAFNLPLTMIMSLLVAFTVTPWMSYHLLKGQYGKGGHEFVLEESRTYRIYRRILEPFIDSRRKAWLLVAAVVLLLLGSMAMPVLNLVPMKMLPFDNKNEFQLVLDLPEGTTLETTDAAVRALEDYLGTVNEVTDFEAYVGLASAMDFNGMVRHYYMRRGENVADIRVNLAPKSLRAQQSHPLTLRLRDDLTRIARAHGVNLKIVEVPPGPPVISTLAAEVYADAGISYGDQIAAAKLVRARMESEDRVVDVDDMVEAPQRRLTFLPDKEKASLSGISTAEIARTLALAVGGEVAGTVHVDSERQPLQILLRLPAAVRSAAADLGALALRGQGGKLVHLSELGRFVEERLEPTIFHKNLERVVYVTGEMAGKSPANAILNLSSHFKANPLPTGTRVVWNGEGEWQITLDVFRDLGIAFGAALVLIFILLLIETGSMVMPLIIMAAIPLTMIGIMPGFWLLNLIANRPVGGYDTPVFFTATAMIGMIALAGIVVRNSIILIDFIHHALKRGMPLKEAIIESGAVRLRPILLTAGAALLGNWIITLDPIFSGLAWSIIFGVFASTAFTLIVIPVVYWLVYGKKAEQHARRYQS, translated from the coding sequence ATGGCCAAAAAGCTCTCCCTCGCGACCCGGATCGTCGACAGGTTTCTCGATGGCAACCTCTCGGTCATCCTCATCCTGCTGGCGCTGCTGGCCGGTGCCGCGGCGCTGGCGCTGACGCCGCGGGAGGAGGAGCCGCAGATTGTCGTGCCGATGGCCGATATTTACGTGCATATGCCGGGTGCCAGTGCGGCGGAGGTCGAGCGCCAGGTCTCGACCCGGCTGGAGAAGCTGCTCTGGCAGGTCGATGGCGTTGAATATGTCTACTCCATGTCGAAGCCCGACCTGGCGGTGGTTACGGCCCGATTTTTCGTTGGCGAAGACCGGGTGGAATCGCTGGTCAAGCTGCACAACAAGGTGCAGACCAATATTGACGCAATTCCTGCCGGGATAACCGGTTGGGTGGTCAAACCGGTGGAGGTCGACGACGTCCCAATCGTCAATCTGAGCCTCTACAGCGACCAGGCCTCGGATTTCGAGCTCCGCCGCGTCGCCGAGGAGGTGGTCGATCGCCTGCAATCGGTCAAAAATACCTCGGTGACCACGGTCATCGGAGGACGGCCGCGGCAGCTGCGGGTGGCTCTCGATCCGCAGGCCCTGGCCGCCCGGGGCCTTGGCCTGCTCGACGTCCGGCAGGCCCTTGATGGCGCCAACCTGGAGTTGCCGGCTGGCGACTTCCAGAATGGCAACCAGAGCCTGCTGGTGCGCGGCGGAGAATTCCTGCGCTCGGCGCGGGATGTGGGGGACCTGGTCATCGGCGTGGTCGGCCAGCGCCCGGTGCAGTTGCGTGAAGTCGCCCGGATCGAGGATGGTCCGGCCGAGGCGGCCAGCTATACCCGCCTGCGCTTCGGACCGGCCGGCGATGCCGAAGCCGCCGCGGCCGGGCGCGAGTATCAGGCGGTCAACATCGCCGTGGCAAAAAAGAAGGGGACCAATGCGGTCGTTGTCGCCGCAGAGGTGATCCGGGCGGTCGATGACCTCAAGGGGACGATCATCCCCGATGAGATGCAGGTCCGGGTTACCCGCAACTACGGCGAAACCGCCAACCACAAGGTCAACGAGCTGATCACCCACCTGATCATCGCGGTGGTCACGGTCCTCGCCCTGGTCTTTTTCGCCCTCGGCTGGCGCGAGGCGCTGATCGTCGCGGTGTCGATCCCGATCATCTATTCGCTGACGCTGCTGGTGAATTACTGGTTCGGCTATACCATCAACCGCGTGACCCTCTTCGCCCTGGTCCTGGCCCTCGGCCTGCTGGTCGATGACCCGATCGTCGATGTCGAGAACATCTTCCGCCATTTCCAGATGAAGAAGGAACCGCCGCGGGATGCGGTGCTGTCGGCGGTGGACGAGGTGCGGCCGCCGGTGATCCTGGCGACCCTCGCCGTCATCCTCTCCTTCTTGCCGATGCTCTACATCACCGGCATGATGGGGCCCTACATGCGGCCGATGGCGTTCAACCTGCCGTTGACCATGATCATGTCGCTTTTGGTCGCTTTTACCGTGACCCCGTGGATGAGCTACCATCTCCTCAAGGGGCAGTATGGCAAGGGGGGGCATGAGTTTGTCCTCGAGGAGAGCCGCACCTACCGGATCTACCGGCGGATTCTCGAACCCTTCATCGATTCGCGGCGCAAGGCCTGGCTGCTGGTCGCGGCGGTGGTCCTCCTGCTGCTCGGCTCGATGGCGATGCCGGTGCTGAACCTGGTGCCGATGAAGATGCTCCCCTTCGACAACAAGAACGAGTTTCAGCTCGTCCTCGACCTGCCGGAAGGGACGACCCTGGAGACGACCGACGCCGCGGTCCGTGCCCTGGAGGATTACCTGGGGACGGTCAACGAGGTCACCGATTTCGAGGCCTATGTCGGCCTGGCGAGCGCCATGGATTTCAACGGCATGGTCCGCCACTACTACATGCGCCGCGGCGAGAATGTTGCCGATATTCGCGTCAACCTCGCCCCCAAGAGCCTTCGCGCCCAGCAGAGCCACCCCTTGACCCTGCGCCTGCGCGATGACCTGACCCGCATCGCCCGGGCCCACGGCGTCAATCTGAAGATCGTCGAAGTCCCCCCCGGACCACCGGTCATCTCGACCCTGGCTGCCGAGGTCTACGCCGATGCGGGAATCAGCTACGGCGACCAGATTGCCGCGGCAAAGCTGGTCCGGGCGCGGATGGAGAGCGAGGATCGGGTGGTCGATGTTGATGATATGGTCGAGGCGCCGCAACGCCGGCTGACCTTTCTCCCCGACAAGGAGAAGGCGTCCCTTTCGGGGATCAGCACCGCCGAGATCGCCCGGACCCTGGCCCTCGCCGTTGGCGGCGAGGTTGCCGGCACCGTGCATGTCGACAGCGAGCGCCAGCCGTTGCAGATCCTGCTCCGCCTTCCTGCCGCTGTGCGCTCTGCTGCTGCCGACCTCGGCGCTCTCGCCCTGCGCGGACAGGGCGGCAAGCTGGTCCACCTCTCCGAGCTCGGCCGGTTTGTCGAGGAGCGCCTGGAACCGACCATCTTTCACAAGAACCTCGAACGGGTCGTCTATGTCACCGGGGAGATGGCCGGCAAGAGCCCGGCCAATGCCATCCTCAATCTCTCCAGCCATTTCAAGGCCAATCCGTTGCCGACCGGCACCCGGGTGGTCTGGAATGGCGAAGGGGAGTGGCAGATCACCCTGGATGTCTTTCGTGACCTGGGGATCGCCTTCGGCGCCGCCCTGGTGCTGATCTTCATCCTGCTGCTGATCGAGACCGGCTCGATGGTTATGCCGCTGATCATCATGGCGGCGATCCCCTTGACCATGATCGGCATCATGCCCGGCTTCTGGTTGCTCAACCTGATCGCCAACCGCCCGGTGGGGGGGTATGACACCCCGGTCTTTTTCACCGCCACGGCGATGATCGGCATGATCGCGCTGGCCGGCATCGTGGTGCGCAACTCGATCATCCTCATCGACTTCATCCACCACGCCCTGAAGCGGGGGATGCCGCTGAAGGAGGCGATCATCGAAAGCGGCGCGGTCCGCCTGCGGCCGATCCTGCTGACCGCCGGAGCCGCGCTCCTCGGCAACTGGATCATCACCCTCGACCCGATCTTCTCCGGCCTCGCCTGGTCGATCATCTTCGGCGTCTTCGCGTCCACCGCCTTCACCCTGATCGTGATCCCCGTCGTCTATTGGCTCGTCTACGGCAAGAAAGCCGAACAACATGCAAGGAGATACCAGTCATGA
- a CDS encoding YgaP family membrane protein, translated as MTVNRYLRLIAGFFVMLSVLLAHFHNPNWLWFTAFVGLNLFQSAFTNWCPMITILRKLGVREG; from the coding sequence ATGACCGTAAACCGTTACCTGCGTCTGATCGCCGGCTTCTTCGTGATGCTGAGTGTGCTGCTCGCTCATTTTCACAACCCGAACTGGCTCTGGTTCACCGCCTTCGTCGGTCTCAACCTCTTCCAGAGCGCCTTCACCAACTGGTGCCCGATGATCACCATCCTGCGCAAACTGGGGGTAAGGGAGGGTTGA
- a CDS encoding C-GCAxxG-C-C family protein: MNCALAVLQATTGNENPQLMEIAGAFGAGIGGSKCLCGAVSGGVMALGLRGQRKRAGELVAAFKARNRITCCKGLSAGYAWMSREHRQNCRRMTMETAEIVDRLLRR, from the coding sequence ATGAATTGTGCTCTTGCCGTGCTGCAGGCGACGACCGGCAACGAGAATCCGCAGTTGATGGAAATCGCAGGTGCCTTTGGCGCCGGGATTGGCGGCAGCAAGTGTCTTTGCGGCGCGGTCTCGGGGGGAGTGATGGCGCTCGGATTGCGCGGCCAGCGCAAACGGGCCGGGGAGCTGGTGGCTGCCTTCAAGGCACGCAACCGGATCACCTGCTGCAAGGGGCTCTCGGCAGGGTACGCCTGGATGAGCCGGGAACACAGGCAGAACTGCCGCCGCATGACCATGGAGACCGCGGAGATCGTTGACCGGTTATTGAGGAGATAA
- a CDS encoding efflux RND transporter periplasmic adaptor subunit produces the protein MRSWCAVVVMLGLLTGCGEQIEPGRTTAQAPVITGLGLARVASEPIAQGESFVGSVESFDRGVLAARIAGRVAEVKVNAGDQVRRGELLLTLADNQASDQLHQATAALAAAEGNLAAASAELELAAKTQQRYANLLAAQAVTRQEMDSINARLEQARQGVRSAEGMVQQAAAGQAAAEKAVGWSRILAPYDSQVIERQVEVGSTVLPGMPLLTLDRQGGWRVRAAIPESLAGRFQVGERLVVEIPARQERIAGTLREIVASADPRSRSFEIKLDLDPAPGLSAGLFARVQAPGVMTPALLVPARALVERGQLVGVYLVTEGRLSFRLVRLGRRLDDRVEILSGLQGGEQIVVDGVERAKNGARVEG, from the coding sequence GTGAGAAGCTGGTGTGCAGTGGTGGTGATGCTCGGTTTGCTGACCGGTTGCGGCGAACAGATCGAACCCGGGCGGACGACGGCCCAGGCCCCGGTTATTACTGGCCTCGGCCTGGCGAGGGTGGCCAGCGAGCCCATCGCCCAGGGGGAAAGCTTTGTCGGCAGCGTCGAGAGTTTTGACCGCGGGGTGCTGGCGGCGCGTATCGCCGGCCGCGTTGCCGAGGTCAAGGTCAATGCCGGGGATCAGGTGCGTCGGGGCGAGCTGCTGCTGACCCTGGCCGACAACCAGGCAAGTGACCAGTTGCACCAGGCGACGGCGGCGCTGGCGGCGGCCGAGGGGAACCTCGCCGCGGCCAGCGCCGAACTGGAGCTGGCAGCGAAGACCCAGCAGCGGTACGCGAATCTGCTTGCCGCCCAGGCGGTCACCCGGCAGGAGATGGACAGCATCAATGCCCGGCTGGAACAGGCCCGCCAGGGCGTCAGGAGCGCGGAAGGGATGGTGCAGCAGGCAGCCGCCGGGCAGGCTGCGGCGGAAAAGGCGGTCGGCTGGAGTCGAATCCTTGCTCCCTATGACAGCCAGGTGATTGAACGCCAGGTTGAAGTGGGGAGTACGGTGCTGCCGGGTATGCCGCTGCTGACCCTCGATCGCCAGGGGGGGTGGCGGGTGCGGGCGGCGATCCCCGAGTCCCTGGCGGGACGCTTCCAGGTCGGCGAACGGCTGGTTGTGGAAATTCCGGCACGGCAGGAGAGGATAGCGGGCACTTTACGGGAAATCGTCGCCAGCGCCGACCCCCGGAGCCGTTCTTTTGAAATCAAGCTCGATCTCGATCCGGCGCCCGGGCTTTCCGCCGGCCTCTTTGCCAGGGTGCAGGCGCCGGGCGTGATGACGCCTGCCCTGCTGGTACCGGCCCGGGCGCTGGTGGAACGGGGCCAGCTGGTCGGAGTCTACCTCGTCACCGAAGGGCGCTTAAGCTTCCGCCTGGTGCGGCTCGGACGGCGGCTGGACGACCGGGTGGAGATCCTCTCCGGACTGCAGGGGGGTGAGCAGATCGTTGTCGACGGCGTGGAGCGGGCCAAAAACGGCGCGCGCGTGGAGGGCTAG
- a CDS encoding TolC family protein, giving the protein MQNTLMCLMLLPLLLVTGLGHAESVDLQEALAAAVAQRPLAEVARQQAAGARAAVTEARSGYLPHLNLKESYQATNEPGGSLFISLNQERLVLSPTADPYNHPETRHDFETRLTLEQSLYNPDVGYGLDRAEAGYRAATALAGWTEEQVAFAAFAAYLEVQQAQAGLAAVESSLAEVRETVRLAKEREENGLGLRSDTLQARVRLAEAERLRMSTANDLQLARRRLALAIGRDGGEVGIARPLVVADLPVAADSVPQPRGDLQAALAEAKAAELARRQSRAGYLPRLGVTASYAWHDPEIPFGSEAQSWQVGAGLTWELFDGLRRSGSIERTAAQQRAARLQAEELRRAVALQTREAELRANEAQLQRDSAQAAVAAAEESQRLLLQRYENGLSPLSDLLASQAALDQARSVLVRASGQMLLARGNVQLQKGLFLKMMLPGKEVQR; this is encoded by the coding sequence ATGCAAAACACGTTAATGTGCCTGATGCTGCTCCCGCTCCTGCTGGTTACGGGCCTGGGCCATGCCGAGAGTGTCGATCTGCAGGAGGCGCTTGCTGCGGCCGTGGCACAGCGGCCGCTGGCCGAGGTCGCGCGCCAGCAGGCAGCCGGCGCGCGGGCGGCGGTGACCGAGGCGCGGAGTGGCTACCTGCCCCACCTGAACCTGAAGGAATCGTATCAGGCGACCAACGAGCCGGGGGGGAGCCTCTTTATTTCCCTCAACCAGGAGCGCCTCGTCCTCAGCCCGACCGCTGATCCCTACAACCATCCGGAGACACGGCATGATTTTGAAACCCGCCTTACTCTCGAGCAGTCCCTCTACAACCCCGATGTCGGTTACGGTCTTGACCGGGCCGAGGCCGGCTATCGGGCGGCGACTGCCCTGGCCGGATGGACCGAGGAGCAGGTCGCTTTTGCCGCCTTTGCCGCCTACCTGGAGGTACAGCAGGCGCAGGCCGGGCTGGCGGCGGTCGAGAGTTCCCTGGCCGAGGTCCGCGAGACCGTGCGGCTGGCAAAAGAGCGGGAGGAGAACGGCCTCGGCCTGCGCTCGGATACGCTGCAGGCCCGGGTGCGCCTGGCGGAGGCCGAACGGCTCCGGATGAGCACTGCCAACGATCTGCAGCTGGCCCGGCGCCGCCTCGCCCTGGCGATCGGTCGGGACGGCGGCGAGGTCGGTATCGCCCGGCCCCTGGTCGTTGCCGACCTACCGGTCGCAGCTGATAGTGTGCCACAGCCCCGCGGCGACCTGCAGGCCGCGCTGGCCGAGGCTAAAGCCGCCGAGCTCGCCCGGCGCCAGTCCCGGGCTGGCTATTTGCCCCGCCTGGGGGTGACAGCGTCCTATGCCTGGCACGACCCGGAGATCCCCTTCGGCAGCGAGGCGCAGAGCTGGCAGGTCGGCGCCGGCCTGACCTGGGAACTCTTCGACGGGCTGCGCCGATCCGGGAGTATCGAGCGTACGGCGGCTCAGCAGCGGGCGGCCCGGCTCCAGGCGGAAGAATTGCGCCGCGCCGTCGCCCTGCAGACCCGCGAGGCGGAGCTGCGGGCCAACGAAGCACAGCTGCAGCGCGATTCGGCGCAGGCAGCGGTGGCCGCGGCGGAAGAGAGCCAGCGGTTGTTGCTGCAGCGCTATGAAAATGGCCTCTCGCCCCTTTCCGACCTGCTGGCGAGCCAGGCCGCCCTCGACCAGGCACGCTCTGTCCTGGTCAGGGCCAGCGGCCAGATGCTGCTGGCGCGGGGGAATGTGCAATTGCAGAAGGGTCTCTTCCTGAAAATGATGCTTCCGGGCAAGGAGGTTCAACGGTGA
- a CDS encoding TatD family hydrolase — protein sequence MTASAGLFDTHIHLDLLVAPASRRDMLLAARSGGVTGFLVPGVAPSDWPELLRIVSQVEGAYAAPGLHPRCAASWDGMARQQLELLLREPQVVAIGEIGLDGSPGMPAVADQERAFRDQLALARAFAKPVLLHSRRAIGRLLALLEQEEPLPAGGILHGFNSSIEVARRFLDLGLVLGFGGPLTYPNARRGPEVLPHLPAEAIVLESDAPDLAPWPHVGELNRPEWLGLVATRVAELRGWSRRETAMITSANARRVLRLGDE from the coding sequence ATGACGGCCTCAGCCGGGTTATTCGATACCCATATCCACCTCGATCTTCTTGTGGCGCCAGCGTCTCGCAGGGACATGCTGCTGGCCGCCCGTTCTGGCGGTGTCACGGGATTCCTGGTTCCCGGTGTCGCTCCGAGCGATTGGCCGGAGCTTCTGCGAATCGTGAGCCAGGTGGAGGGTGCCTATGCCGCACCGGGACTTCATCCCCGGTGCGCCGCTTCCTGGGACGGCATGGCCCGGCAGCAACTGGAGTTGCTGCTGCGGGAACCGCAGGTGGTCGCCATCGGCGAAATCGGCCTCGACGGCAGCCCGGGAATGCCCGCCGTTGCTGACCAGGAGCGGGCCTTTCGCGACCAGTTGGCACTCGCCCGTGCCTTTGCCAAGCCGGTGTTGCTGCACAGCCGTCGTGCCATCGGTCGGCTGCTGGCGTTGCTGGAACAAGAGGAGCCTCTCCCGGCGGGCGGTATTTTGCACGGGTTCAATTCCAGTATCGAGGTCGCCCGGCGGTTTCTCGATCTCGGCCTGGTCCTCGGTTTTGGCGGTCCGCTCACCTACCCCAACGCGCGCCGGGGGCCGGAGGTGCTGCCGCATCTCCCGGCCGAGGCGATCGTCTTGGAGAGTGATGCGCCGGACCTCGCCCCCTGGCCCCACGTCGGTGAGCTCAACCGTCCTGAATGGCTCGGGTTGGTGGCGACCCGGGTTGCCGAGTTGCGGGGCTGGTCACGACGCGAGACCGCAATGATTACCTCCGCCAATGCCCGCCGGGTACTCCGGCTGGGTGACGAATAG
- a CDS encoding TIGR03905 family TSCPD domain-containing protein — protein MKITHTTSGTCSRFIDIELDGEIIKEVNFIGGCAGNTKGVAALAAGMPVKEVIARTKGIVCRGRTSCPDQLAQALENLTLRLAM, from the coding sequence ATGAAAATCACCCACACCACCTCCGGGACCTGCTCACGCTTTATCGATATCGAGCTCGACGGAGAGATCATCAAGGAAGTGAACTTTATCGGCGGCTGCGCCGGGAACACCAAGGGGGTTGCCGCACTGGCCGCCGGCATGCCGGTCAAGGAGGTCATCGCGCGCACCAAAGGTATCGTCTGTCGCGGCAGGACCAGTTGTCCCGACCAGCTCGCCCAGGCCCTGGAGAATTTGACTCTGCGCCTGGCGATGTGA
- a CDS encoding methyl-accepting chemotaxis protein gives MSQTASKRISFLHKMLVVTHATGLVAGGIFPLIVAPIIGPSALTLPFVLSCLAMGFGFGACLFQFVRVTLKSQLRQQLELLRPLTGDIHHTGNTIEELNQALQKSVTAVETFVRSLLAAIDEFVPHYRTLAASSSYLLERARDGLNAAQATRKDVEAMGEKQQDIAAQMELLAARTQDESALSRELSASLEEMAGAMEHSNAQFLETTTSVDEMASSLREAADQSNTIARSVEMTVRDLDSIGEAFVQIRSGASASAKATVAVQHDAENGLQVVSTSRDEMVRIEAESLKATEAMARLSHQTGEVAKIIGVIRDLVSDTELLAFNAAIIAAQAGENGKGFSVVAEEIRDLADRTTSSAQDIQQIVKAIGGDTREVTAAIAATGQRIARGKELSRETGEALAKIVDSARQAASSSEEIVQLTGAQEERARELLNGAGQGLRSVKAVARAIQEQQLAINRIQQGVGQMKSAADQVARGMEEQVRANREFDKGLAGREGQIQTVDAAIRFQSGTAERIFQHFNTSEQRLRSNSEKAAVITDEIAAMEVLTTRLRELAEHFEGSSPR, from the coding sequence ATGAGCCAGACTGCAAGCAAGCGAATTTCGTTTTTGCATAAGATGCTGGTCGTAACCCACGCCACCGGTCTCGTCGCCGGCGGCATCTTTCCCCTGATCGTGGCCCCGATCATCGGTCCATCCGCTCTCACCCTCCCGTTTGTTCTCAGTTGTCTCGCCATGGGCTTCGGCTTCGGCGCCTGCCTCTTCCAGTTCGTGCGCGTCACCCTCAAGTCCCAGTTGCGGCAGCAGCTGGAGTTGTTGCGCCCCTTGACGGGCGATATCCACCACACAGGAAATACCATTGAGGAACTGAACCAGGCCCTGCAAAAGTCCGTCACCGCGGTGGAGACCTTTGTCCGCAGCCTGCTCGCGGCGATTGATGAATTTGTTCCCCATTATCGTACCCTCGCCGCATCCAGCAGCTACCTGTTGGAACGGGCGCGGGATGGTCTGAACGCCGCCCAGGCCACCCGCAAGGATGTCGAAGCGATGGGCGAGAAGCAACAGGATATCGCCGCGCAGATGGAGCTGCTCGCCGCGCGGACCCAGGACGAATCGGCGCTCTCCCGGGAACTCTCCGCCTCTCTCGAGGAGATGGCCGGGGCCATGGAGCATTCCAACGCCCAGTTCCTGGAAACGACCACCAGCGTCGACGAGATGGCCTCCAGCCTGCGGGAAGCGGCCGACCAGTCCAACACCATCGCCCGCAGCGTCGAGATGACGGTACGCGATCTTGACAGTATCGGCGAAGCATTCGTGCAAATCCGCAGCGGCGCCTCGGCGAGCGCCAAGGCGACCGTCGCCGTTCAGCACGACGCGGAGAACGGCCTCCAGGTCGTCAGCACTTCCCGCGATGAAATGGTCCGTATCGAAGCCGAGAGCCTCAAGGCGACCGAAGCGATGGCCCGTCTTTCCCACCAGACCGGGGAGGTCGCAAAAATCATCGGTGTCATCCGCGACCTGGTCTCGGATACCGAGCTGCTCGCTTTCAACGCGGCGATCATTGCCGCCCAGGCCGGCGAGAACGGCAAGGGTTTTTCGGTGGTGGCCGAAGAGATCCGCGATCTCGCCGACCGCACCACCAGCAGCGCCCAGGATATCCAGCAGATCGTCAAGGCGATCGGAGGCGATACTCGCGAGGTGACGGCAGCCATCGCCGCCACCGGCCAGCGGATTGCCCGGGGCAAGGAACTGAGCCGCGAAACCGGTGAGGCGCTGGCCAAGATCGTCGACAGCGCCCGCCAGGCGGCCAGCTCCTCAGAAGAAATCGTGCAGCTGACCGGCGCCCAGGAAGAACGCGCCAGGGAGCTGCTCAACGGTGCCGGGCAGGGCCTGCGGTCGGTCAAGGCGGTCGCCCGGGCGATCCAGGAACAGCAGCTGGCGATCAACCGGATCCAGCAGGGGGTGGGGCAGATGAAATCGGCGGCCGACCAGGTTGCGCGGGGGATGGAAGAACAGGTACGCGCCAATCGCGAATTCGACAAGGGGCTGGCCGGCCGGGAAGGGCAGATTCAGACCGTCGATGCCGCCATCCGCTTCCAGTCGGGGACTGCGGAACGCATCTTCCAGCACTTCAATACCTCTGAACAGCGCCTGCGGAGCAACTCGGAAAAGGCCGCCGTGATCACCGATGAAATTGCCGCCATGGAAGTCCTCACCACACGGTTGCGGGAACTGGCCGAGCACTTCGAGGGATCATCGCCAAGGTGA